The Lactuca sativa cultivar Salinas chromosome 2, Lsat_Salinas_v11, whole genome shotgun sequence genome includes a window with the following:
- the LOC111917359 gene encoding TMV resistance protein N isoform X3 gives MEPFKSSPSSSSSVPTGRWTHEVFLSFRGEDTRNNFVDHLYTALSQRGISVFKDDQALDKGKPISRELLKAIEESRFAVVVFSKKYADSSWCLDELVKIMECRDQMGQIVLPVFYHVDPSDVRGQKNDFDSAFQEHEDKFKGEMEKVKNWRKALAAAAGLSGWHIKETGNGGESAILKAIVAKISNSIQPRDLEKHLFGIESRIDELYPLLDMEATEKVHMVGILGMGGIGKTTLAHALFRRIKHNFEGCSFVEDVRENSSSKKDVCALQQKILSDILYQMHPSGKVSVGYPTVNPEYGANMICERFCHKKVLLVLDDVDNDKQLEFLARTHEWFGPGSRIIITTRNEHLLSDADVIYKPAFLSMNEAGELFCWHAFRKSSPPEGYEEISDRAIRYASSLPLALKVLGSFFHGRQLSVWESALNRLGKGSIDKITETLKLSFDGLDASEKQIFLDIACFYKDQNEEYVTRVLDSFGFDPVIGISVLIEKSLITVSNKRLHMHDLIQEMGWQIVYESFPDSRVWKPEQIHKIIKGKKQKLKALEAIMMTANSCHVGAYVLVGMQNLRLLDIDGKFTSTQPTFLPDELIWLRWTEYPFMTLPLAHMCKLVGLEIANGSINHLWKERKILPNLKFIHLEGMDKLTSFPDVSESPNIVRLILSCCRSLVEVHESLGSHRGLVYLDMSGCIGLKCLPSRLEMESLETLILSGCYSLERFPKVSPCMVKLSHINLSACYTIKELPSSIRYLSSLSFLNLTYCSNLENIPNSICELKYLKCLHLHNCKELRDFPKELGNMKMLEELWLGFTYDIRSPREPVGFHSLTSLSSLKSLNLSWREIEEEKFPQNLDELSSLEELYLSGNSQLVELPSSICHLSRLKRLEVNECPRLRRLCGLPSSIQVLKANNCSSLGMIGDLSKECDWLYKIWLSHNQKLLEDEENQRYLDNMLQLSFIKKCAAVDHRLSITIPGSMIPSWFEKQMDGCRIGLKLPQNWHTEIMGFVVCGVFTYQWSRYNIPPLIIFRITKDGAAIPKPEVNATETTENTNLWISYIPLGVFQQIYHDIQPEDWSHIQGNLDMTVTLGYGVESVRCGAHVIYKEDVQQITTCICDYGNDVHVADEDVSYDEIIYGNTRVYREKFDMKSLMPLRSRTSARRNTKHIFSFLPSSLDGGSRSFYSKPRIFCCPLFEENDTNNKYSLQK, from the exons ATGGAGCCTTTCAAGTCGTCTCCATCTTCGTCATCTTCTGTACCAACTGGAAGATGGACACATGAAGTGTTCCTAAGCTTTAGAGGCGAAGACACGCGCAATAATTTTGTAGATCATCTTTATACTGCTCTAAGTCAAAGAGGAATATCTGTGTTTAAAGATGATCAGGCGCTCGATAAAGGGAAACCGATCTCCCGGGAGCTGCTGAAAGCCATTGAAGAATCGAGGTTTGCTGTGGTTGTTTTCTCTAAAAAATACGCGGATTCTTCATGGTGTTTGGATGAGCTTGTCAAAATCATGGAATGCCGAGATCAGATGGGACAGATTGTTTTACCGGTGTTCTATCATGTAGATCCATCCGATGTACGTGGACAGAAAAATGACTTCGATTCCGCCTTTCAGGAACACGAGGACAAGTTTAAGGGAGAGATGGAGAAAGTGAAAAACTGGAGGAAAGCTTTAGCTGCAGCTGCCGGTTTGTCTGGCTGGCATATCAAGGAAACAGGGAATGG GGGTGAATCTGCCATCCTCAAGGCAATTGTTGCAAAGATATCAAACAGCATACAACCTCGTGATTTGGAGAAACATCTATTTGGTATCGAGTCTCGGATAGATGAATTATATCCATTATTGGATATGGAAGCGACAGAAAAGGTCCACATGGTAGGGATATTGGGAATGGGAGGAATTGGTAAGACAACTCTTGCTCATGCTTTATTCCGAAGAATTAAGCATAATTTTGAGGGTTGTAGCTTTGTTGAAGATGTTAGAGAAAATAGTTCTAGTAAAAAAGATGTATGTGCCTTACAACAAAAGATTCTAAGCGATATTTTATATCAAATGCATCCTTCTGGTAAAGTGAGTGTTGGTTATCCGACTGTGAATCCTGAGTATGGAGCCAACATGATATGTGAACGATTTTGCCATAAAAAGGTTCTTCTAGTTCTTGATGACGTGGATAATGATAAGCAGTTAGAGTTCCTAGCCAGAACACATGAGTGGTTTGGCCCTGGAAGTAGAATCATTATAACCACTAGAAATGAGCATTTGCTATCAGATGCAGATGTCATCTACAAGCCTGCTTTTTTAAGTATGAATGAAGCTGGTGAGCTCTTCTGTTGGCATGCTTTTCGGAAAAGTAGCCCTCCTGAAGGGTATGAGGAGATCTCAGATCGTGCAATACGCTATGCTAGCAGCCTTCCTCTAGCCCTAAAAGTTTTAGGTTCATTCTTCCATGGAAGGCAACTAAGTGTGTGGGAAAGTGCTTTAAATAGACTAGGCAAAGGATCAATTGATAAGATTACTGAGACACTGAAGTTAAGTTTTGATGGACTAGATGCTTCTGAGAAACAGATATTCCTAGACATTGCATGTTTCTACAAGGACCAAAATGAAGAATATGTAACTAGAGTACTCGATAGCTTTGGTTTTGACCCGGTGATAGGGATTAGTGTTCTTATTGAAAAATCTCTTATAACCGTTTCAAATAAAAGGCTACATATGCATGATCTCATACAGGAAATGGGTTGGCAAATAGTTTATGAGAGTTTCCCGGATAGCAGGGTATGGAAACCTGAACAAattcataaaatcatcaagggAAAGAAG CAGAAGCTAAAAGCATTAGAAGCCATAATGATGACGGCCAATTCATGCCATGTTGGTGCCTATGTTTTAGTAGGCATGCAAAATCTTCGGTTACTTGATATTGACGGGAAATTTACTTCTACCCAACCTACATTTCTCCCTGATGAGTTGATATGGCTTCGTTGGACTGAGTACCCGTTCATGACTTTGCCTTTAGCGCATATGTGTAAGCTTGTTGGGCTTGAAATAGCCAATGGAAGCATCAACCATTTATGGAAGGAACGAAAG ATTCTACCGAACTTGAAATTTATCCACCTCGAAGGCATGGACAAGCTCACATCATTTCCAGATGTCTCCGAGTCACCGAATATCGTGAGGCTAATTTTGTCATGTTGTAGGAGTTTAGTGGAGGTTCATGAGTCTCTTGGATCTCATAGAGGGCTTGTTTACTTGGACATGAGTGGTTGCATTGGGCTCAAGTGTCTGCCATCCAGGCTTGAGATGGAATCCTTGGAGACTCTAATTCTCTCGGGATGCTATAGTCTTGAAAGATTCCCAAAAGTCTCCCCATGTATGGTTAAGCTATCACATATAAATCTTTCTGCTTGTTATACAATAAAAGAACTGCCATCATCAATCAGATACTTGTCTAGCCTAAGCTTCTTGAATCTCACATACTGTTCGAATCTTGAGAACATACCAAACTCTATATGCGAGTTAAAGTATCTTAAATGCCTTCACCTTCATAACTGCAAGGAACTGAGAGATTTTCCAAAGGAGCTTGGAAACATGAAAATGTTAGAAGAGCTATGGCTAGGATTTACGTATGACATTCGAAGCCCACGTGAGCCTGTTGGCTTTCATAGTTTGACAAGTTTATCTTCCTTGAAAAGCCTAAATCTCAGTTGGAGAGAAATTGAAGAGGAAAAATTCCCCCAAAATCTTGATGAACTGTCCTCCTTGGAAGAATTATATTTAAGTGGCAACTCTCAGTTAGTTGAGTTACCTTCAAGCATCTGCCATCTTTCTCGTCTTAAACGCCTAGAGGTGAATGAGTGCCCCCGACTTCGAAGACTGTGTGGGCTTCCATCAAGCATACAAGTATTGAAAGCAAATAATTGTAGCTCACTGGGAATGATCGGAGATCTATCAAAAGAGTGTGACTGGTTGTATAAGATATGGCTGAGTCATAACCAGAAACTCTTAGAGGATGAAGAGAATCAAAGATACCTTGATAACATGCTGCAACTATCTTTCATTAAG AAATGCGCTGCTGTAGATCATCGATTAAGTATTACTATCCCTGGAAGTATGATTCCAAGCTGGTTTGAAAAACAAATGGATGGGTGCAGAATAGGACTGAAGTTACCTCAGAACTGGCATACTGAGATCATGGGTTTCGTGGTATGTGGCGTGTTTACTTACCAGTGGTCGAGATATAATATTCCTCCGCTCATCATCTTCAGAATTACAAAGGATGGAGCTGCCATTCCTAAGCCGGAGGTTAATGCAACTGAAACAACCGAGAATACAAATCTGTGGATTAGCTATATCCCGTTGGGTGTCTTTCAGCAGATATATCATGATATTCAACCTGAAGACTGGTCTCATATTCAAGGTAATCTTGACATGACTGTAACATTAGGATATGGTGTGGAATCAGTGAGATGTGGGGCACATGTTATCTACAAAGAAGACGTCCAACAGATTACAACTTGTATCTGTGATTATGGGAACGATGTGCATGTTGCTGATGAGGATGTTTCATATGATGAAATTATCTATGGCAACACTCGTGTTTATAGAGAAAAGTTTGATATGAAAAGCTTGATGCCTTTAAGAAGTAGAACCTCAGCAAGGCGCAACACGAAGCACATATTTTCTTTCTTACCGTCTTCCTTAGATGGTGGTAGCCGGTCCTTTTATTCCAAG CCAAGGATTTTTTGCTGTCCACTATTCGAAGAAAATGATACAAATAACAAGTACAGTCTTCAAAAGTAA
- the LOC111917359 gene encoding TMV resistance protein N isoform X2 has product MEPFKSSPSSSSSVPTGRWTHEVFLSFRGEDTRNNFVDHLYTALSQRGISVFKDDQALDKGKPISRELLKAIEESRFAVVVFSKKYADSSWCLDELVKIMECRDQMGQIVLPVFYHVDPSDVRGQKNDFDSAFQEHEDKFKGEMEKVKNWRKALAAAAGLSGWHIKETGNGGESAILKAIVAKISNSIQPRDLEKHLFGIESRIDELYPLLDMEATEKVHMVGILGMGGIGKTTLAHALFRRIKHNFEGCSFVEDVRENSSSKKDVCALQQKILSDILYQMHPSGKVSVGYPTVNPEYGANMICERFCHKKVLLVLDDVDNDKQLEFLARTHEWFGPGSRIIITTRNEHLLSDADVIYKPAFLSMNEAGELFCWHAFRKSSPPEGYEEISDRAIRYASSLPLALKVLGSFFHGRQLSVWESALNRLGKGSIDKITETLKLSFDGLDASEKQIFLDIACFYKDQNEEYVTRVLDSFGFDPVIGISVLIEKSLITVSNKRLHMHDLIQEMGWQIVYESFPDSRVWKPEQIHKIIKGKKKLKALEAIMMTANSCHVGAYVLVGMQNLRLLDIDGKFTSTQPTFLPDELIWLRWTEYPFMTLPLAHMCKLVGLEIANGSINHLWKERKILPNLKFIHLEGMDKLTSFPDVSESPNIVRLILSCCRSLVEVHESLGSHRGLVYLDMSGCIGLKCLPSRLEMESLETLILSGCYSLERFPKVSPCMVKLSHINLSACYTIKELPSSIRYLSSLSFLNLTYCSNLENIPNSICELKYLKCLHLHNCKELRDFPKELGNMKMLEELWLGFTYDIRSPREPVGFHSLTSLSSLKSLNLSWREIEEEKFPQNLDELSSLEELYLSGNSQLVELPSSICHLSRLKRLEVNECPRLRRLCGLPSSIQVLKANNCSSLGMIGDLSKECDWLYKIWLSHNQKLLEDEENQRYLDNMLQLSFIKKCAAVDHRLSITIPGSMIPSWFEKQMDGCRIGLKLPQNWHTEIMGFVVCGVFTYQWSRYNIPPLIIFRITKDGAAIPKPEVNATETTENTNLWISYIPLGVFQQIYHDIQPEDWSHIQGNLDMTVTLGYGVESVRCGAHVIYKEDVQQITTCICDYGNDVHVADEDVSYDEIIYGNTRVYREKFDMKSLMPLRSRTSARRNTKHIFSFLPSSLDGGSRSFYSKVTSLFSLLDVLSFQYTFFFFFFFVLFFFFFKHLETQL; this is encoded by the exons ATGGAGCCTTTCAAGTCGTCTCCATCTTCGTCATCTTCTGTACCAACTGGAAGATGGACACATGAAGTGTTCCTAAGCTTTAGAGGCGAAGACACGCGCAATAATTTTGTAGATCATCTTTATACTGCTCTAAGTCAAAGAGGAATATCTGTGTTTAAAGATGATCAGGCGCTCGATAAAGGGAAACCGATCTCCCGGGAGCTGCTGAAAGCCATTGAAGAATCGAGGTTTGCTGTGGTTGTTTTCTCTAAAAAATACGCGGATTCTTCATGGTGTTTGGATGAGCTTGTCAAAATCATGGAATGCCGAGATCAGATGGGACAGATTGTTTTACCGGTGTTCTATCATGTAGATCCATCCGATGTACGTGGACAGAAAAATGACTTCGATTCCGCCTTTCAGGAACACGAGGACAAGTTTAAGGGAGAGATGGAGAAAGTGAAAAACTGGAGGAAAGCTTTAGCTGCAGCTGCCGGTTTGTCTGGCTGGCATATCAAGGAAACAGGGAATGG GGGTGAATCTGCCATCCTCAAGGCAATTGTTGCAAAGATATCAAACAGCATACAACCTCGTGATTTGGAGAAACATCTATTTGGTATCGAGTCTCGGATAGATGAATTATATCCATTATTGGATATGGAAGCGACAGAAAAGGTCCACATGGTAGGGATATTGGGAATGGGAGGAATTGGTAAGACAACTCTTGCTCATGCTTTATTCCGAAGAATTAAGCATAATTTTGAGGGTTGTAGCTTTGTTGAAGATGTTAGAGAAAATAGTTCTAGTAAAAAAGATGTATGTGCCTTACAACAAAAGATTCTAAGCGATATTTTATATCAAATGCATCCTTCTGGTAAAGTGAGTGTTGGTTATCCGACTGTGAATCCTGAGTATGGAGCCAACATGATATGTGAACGATTTTGCCATAAAAAGGTTCTTCTAGTTCTTGATGACGTGGATAATGATAAGCAGTTAGAGTTCCTAGCCAGAACACATGAGTGGTTTGGCCCTGGAAGTAGAATCATTATAACCACTAGAAATGAGCATTTGCTATCAGATGCAGATGTCATCTACAAGCCTGCTTTTTTAAGTATGAATGAAGCTGGTGAGCTCTTCTGTTGGCATGCTTTTCGGAAAAGTAGCCCTCCTGAAGGGTATGAGGAGATCTCAGATCGTGCAATACGCTATGCTAGCAGCCTTCCTCTAGCCCTAAAAGTTTTAGGTTCATTCTTCCATGGAAGGCAACTAAGTGTGTGGGAAAGTGCTTTAAATAGACTAGGCAAAGGATCAATTGATAAGATTACTGAGACACTGAAGTTAAGTTTTGATGGACTAGATGCTTCTGAGAAACAGATATTCCTAGACATTGCATGTTTCTACAAGGACCAAAATGAAGAATATGTAACTAGAGTACTCGATAGCTTTGGTTTTGACCCGGTGATAGGGATTAGTGTTCTTATTGAAAAATCTCTTATAACCGTTTCAAATAAAAGGCTACATATGCATGATCTCATACAGGAAATGGGTTGGCAAATAGTTTATGAGAGTTTCCCGGATAGCAGGGTATGGAAACCTGAACAAattcataaaatcatcaagggAAAGAAG AAGCTAAAAGCATTAGAAGCCATAATGATGACGGCCAATTCATGCCATGTTGGTGCCTATGTTTTAGTAGGCATGCAAAATCTTCGGTTACTTGATATTGACGGGAAATTTACTTCTACCCAACCTACATTTCTCCCTGATGAGTTGATATGGCTTCGTTGGACTGAGTACCCGTTCATGACTTTGCCTTTAGCGCATATGTGTAAGCTTGTTGGGCTTGAAATAGCCAATGGAAGCATCAACCATTTATGGAAGGAACGAAAG ATTCTACCGAACTTGAAATTTATCCACCTCGAAGGCATGGACAAGCTCACATCATTTCCAGATGTCTCCGAGTCACCGAATATCGTGAGGCTAATTTTGTCATGTTGTAGGAGTTTAGTGGAGGTTCATGAGTCTCTTGGATCTCATAGAGGGCTTGTTTACTTGGACATGAGTGGTTGCATTGGGCTCAAGTGTCTGCCATCCAGGCTTGAGATGGAATCCTTGGAGACTCTAATTCTCTCGGGATGCTATAGTCTTGAAAGATTCCCAAAAGTCTCCCCATGTATGGTTAAGCTATCACATATAAATCTTTCTGCTTGTTATACAATAAAAGAACTGCCATCATCAATCAGATACTTGTCTAGCCTAAGCTTCTTGAATCTCACATACTGTTCGAATCTTGAGAACATACCAAACTCTATATGCGAGTTAAAGTATCTTAAATGCCTTCACCTTCATAACTGCAAGGAACTGAGAGATTTTCCAAAGGAGCTTGGAAACATGAAAATGTTAGAAGAGCTATGGCTAGGATTTACGTATGACATTCGAAGCCCACGTGAGCCTGTTGGCTTTCATAGTTTGACAAGTTTATCTTCCTTGAAAAGCCTAAATCTCAGTTGGAGAGAAATTGAAGAGGAAAAATTCCCCCAAAATCTTGATGAACTGTCCTCCTTGGAAGAATTATATTTAAGTGGCAACTCTCAGTTAGTTGAGTTACCTTCAAGCATCTGCCATCTTTCTCGTCTTAAACGCCTAGAGGTGAATGAGTGCCCCCGACTTCGAAGACTGTGTGGGCTTCCATCAAGCATACAAGTATTGAAAGCAAATAATTGTAGCTCACTGGGAATGATCGGAGATCTATCAAAAGAGTGTGACTGGTTGTATAAGATATGGCTGAGTCATAACCAGAAACTCTTAGAGGATGAAGAGAATCAAAGATACCTTGATAACATGCTGCAACTATCTTTCATTAAG AAATGCGCTGCTGTAGATCATCGATTAAGTATTACTATCCCTGGAAGTATGATTCCAAGCTGGTTTGAAAAACAAATGGATGGGTGCAGAATAGGACTGAAGTTACCTCAGAACTGGCATACTGAGATCATGGGTTTCGTGGTATGTGGCGTGTTTACTTACCAGTGGTCGAGATATAATATTCCTCCGCTCATCATCTTCAGAATTACAAAGGATGGAGCTGCCATTCCTAAGCCGGAGGTTAATGCAACTGAAACAACCGAGAATACAAATCTGTGGATTAGCTATATCCCGTTGGGTGTCTTTCAGCAGATATATCATGATATTCAACCTGAAGACTGGTCTCATATTCAAGGTAATCTTGACATGACTGTAACATTAGGATATGGTGTGGAATCAGTGAGATGTGGGGCACATGTTATCTACAAAGAAGACGTCCAACAGATTACAACTTGTATCTGTGATTATGGGAACGATGTGCATGTTGCTGATGAGGATGTTTCATATGATGAAATTATCTATGGCAACACTCGTGTTTATAGAGAAAAGTTTGATATGAAAAGCTTGATGCCTTTAAGAAGTAGAACCTCAGCAAGGCGCAACACGAAGCACATATTTTCTTTCTTACCGTCTTCCTTAGATGGTGGTAGCCGGTCCTTTTATTCCAAGGTTACCTCTCTTTTTTCACTATTGGATGTTTTGTCCTTtcaatatacttttttttttttttttttttttgtactttttttttttttttttaagcatTTAGAAACACAACTTTAg
- the LOC111917359 gene encoding TMV resistance protein N isoform X1, giving the protein MEPFKSSPSSSSSVPTGRWTHEVFLSFRGEDTRNNFVDHLYTALSQRGISVFKDDQALDKGKPISRELLKAIEESRFAVVVFSKKYADSSWCLDELVKIMECRDQMGQIVLPVFYHVDPSDVRGQKNDFDSAFQEHEDKFKGEMEKVKNWRKALAAAAGLSGWHIKETGNGGESAILKAIVAKISNSIQPRDLEKHLFGIESRIDELYPLLDMEATEKVHMVGILGMGGIGKTTLAHALFRRIKHNFEGCSFVEDVRENSSSKKDVCALQQKILSDILYQMHPSGKVSVGYPTVNPEYGANMICERFCHKKVLLVLDDVDNDKQLEFLARTHEWFGPGSRIIITTRNEHLLSDADVIYKPAFLSMNEAGELFCWHAFRKSSPPEGYEEISDRAIRYASSLPLALKVLGSFFHGRQLSVWESALNRLGKGSIDKITETLKLSFDGLDASEKQIFLDIACFYKDQNEEYVTRVLDSFGFDPVIGISVLIEKSLITVSNKRLHMHDLIQEMGWQIVYESFPDSRVWKPEQIHKIIKGKKQKLKALEAIMMTANSCHVGAYVLVGMQNLRLLDIDGKFTSTQPTFLPDELIWLRWTEYPFMTLPLAHMCKLVGLEIANGSINHLWKERKILPNLKFIHLEGMDKLTSFPDVSESPNIVRLILSCCRSLVEVHESLGSHRGLVYLDMSGCIGLKCLPSRLEMESLETLILSGCYSLERFPKVSPCMVKLSHINLSACYTIKELPSSIRYLSSLSFLNLTYCSNLENIPNSICELKYLKCLHLHNCKELRDFPKELGNMKMLEELWLGFTYDIRSPREPVGFHSLTSLSSLKSLNLSWREIEEEKFPQNLDELSSLEELYLSGNSQLVELPSSICHLSRLKRLEVNECPRLRRLCGLPSSIQVLKANNCSSLGMIGDLSKECDWLYKIWLSHNQKLLEDEENQRYLDNMLQLSFIKKCAAVDHRLSITIPGSMIPSWFEKQMDGCRIGLKLPQNWHTEIMGFVVCGVFTYQWSRYNIPPLIIFRITKDGAAIPKPEVNATETTENTNLWISYIPLGVFQQIYHDIQPEDWSHIQGNLDMTVTLGYGVESVRCGAHVIYKEDVQQITTCICDYGNDVHVADEDVSYDEIIYGNTRVYREKFDMKSLMPLRSRTSARRNTKHIFSFLPSSLDGGSRSFYSKVTSLFSLLDVLSFQYTFFFFFFFVLFFFFFKHLETQL; this is encoded by the exons ATGGAGCCTTTCAAGTCGTCTCCATCTTCGTCATCTTCTGTACCAACTGGAAGATGGACACATGAAGTGTTCCTAAGCTTTAGAGGCGAAGACACGCGCAATAATTTTGTAGATCATCTTTATACTGCTCTAAGTCAAAGAGGAATATCTGTGTTTAAAGATGATCAGGCGCTCGATAAAGGGAAACCGATCTCCCGGGAGCTGCTGAAAGCCATTGAAGAATCGAGGTTTGCTGTGGTTGTTTTCTCTAAAAAATACGCGGATTCTTCATGGTGTTTGGATGAGCTTGTCAAAATCATGGAATGCCGAGATCAGATGGGACAGATTGTTTTACCGGTGTTCTATCATGTAGATCCATCCGATGTACGTGGACAGAAAAATGACTTCGATTCCGCCTTTCAGGAACACGAGGACAAGTTTAAGGGAGAGATGGAGAAAGTGAAAAACTGGAGGAAAGCTTTAGCTGCAGCTGCCGGTTTGTCTGGCTGGCATATCAAGGAAACAGGGAATGG GGGTGAATCTGCCATCCTCAAGGCAATTGTTGCAAAGATATCAAACAGCATACAACCTCGTGATTTGGAGAAACATCTATTTGGTATCGAGTCTCGGATAGATGAATTATATCCATTATTGGATATGGAAGCGACAGAAAAGGTCCACATGGTAGGGATATTGGGAATGGGAGGAATTGGTAAGACAACTCTTGCTCATGCTTTATTCCGAAGAATTAAGCATAATTTTGAGGGTTGTAGCTTTGTTGAAGATGTTAGAGAAAATAGTTCTAGTAAAAAAGATGTATGTGCCTTACAACAAAAGATTCTAAGCGATATTTTATATCAAATGCATCCTTCTGGTAAAGTGAGTGTTGGTTATCCGACTGTGAATCCTGAGTATGGAGCCAACATGATATGTGAACGATTTTGCCATAAAAAGGTTCTTCTAGTTCTTGATGACGTGGATAATGATAAGCAGTTAGAGTTCCTAGCCAGAACACATGAGTGGTTTGGCCCTGGAAGTAGAATCATTATAACCACTAGAAATGAGCATTTGCTATCAGATGCAGATGTCATCTACAAGCCTGCTTTTTTAAGTATGAATGAAGCTGGTGAGCTCTTCTGTTGGCATGCTTTTCGGAAAAGTAGCCCTCCTGAAGGGTATGAGGAGATCTCAGATCGTGCAATACGCTATGCTAGCAGCCTTCCTCTAGCCCTAAAAGTTTTAGGTTCATTCTTCCATGGAAGGCAACTAAGTGTGTGGGAAAGTGCTTTAAATAGACTAGGCAAAGGATCAATTGATAAGATTACTGAGACACTGAAGTTAAGTTTTGATGGACTAGATGCTTCTGAGAAACAGATATTCCTAGACATTGCATGTTTCTACAAGGACCAAAATGAAGAATATGTAACTAGAGTACTCGATAGCTTTGGTTTTGACCCGGTGATAGGGATTAGTGTTCTTATTGAAAAATCTCTTATAACCGTTTCAAATAAAAGGCTACATATGCATGATCTCATACAGGAAATGGGTTGGCAAATAGTTTATGAGAGTTTCCCGGATAGCAGGGTATGGAAACCTGAACAAattcataaaatcatcaagggAAAGAAG CAGAAGCTAAAAGCATTAGAAGCCATAATGATGACGGCCAATTCATGCCATGTTGGTGCCTATGTTTTAGTAGGCATGCAAAATCTTCGGTTACTTGATATTGACGGGAAATTTACTTCTACCCAACCTACATTTCTCCCTGATGAGTTGATATGGCTTCGTTGGACTGAGTACCCGTTCATGACTTTGCCTTTAGCGCATATGTGTAAGCTTGTTGGGCTTGAAATAGCCAATGGAAGCATCAACCATTTATGGAAGGAACGAAAG ATTCTACCGAACTTGAAATTTATCCACCTCGAAGGCATGGACAAGCTCACATCATTTCCAGATGTCTCCGAGTCACCGAATATCGTGAGGCTAATTTTGTCATGTTGTAGGAGTTTAGTGGAGGTTCATGAGTCTCTTGGATCTCATAGAGGGCTTGTTTACTTGGACATGAGTGGTTGCATTGGGCTCAAGTGTCTGCCATCCAGGCTTGAGATGGAATCCTTGGAGACTCTAATTCTCTCGGGATGCTATAGTCTTGAAAGATTCCCAAAAGTCTCCCCATGTATGGTTAAGCTATCACATATAAATCTTTCTGCTTGTTATACAATAAAAGAACTGCCATCATCAATCAGATACTTGTCTAGCCTAAGCTTCTTGAATCTCACATACTGTTCGAATCTTGAGAACATACCAAACTCTATATGCGAGTTAAAGTATCTTAAATGCCTTCACCTTCATAACTGCAAGGAACTGAGAGATTTTCCAAAGGAGCTTGGAAACATGAAAATGTTAGAAGAGCTATGGCTAGGATTTACGTATGACATTCGAAGCCCACGTGAGCCTGTTGGCTTTCATAGTTTGACAAGTTTATCTTCCTTGAAAAGCCTAAATCTCAGTTGGAGAGAAATTGAAGAGGAAAAATTCCCCCAAAATCTTGATGAACTGTCCTCCTTGGAAGAATTATATTTAAGTGGCAACTCTCAGTTAGTTGAGTTACCTTCAAGCATCTGCCATCTTTCTCGTCTTAAACGCCTAGAGGTGAATGAGTGCCCCCGACTTCGAAGACTGTGTGGGCTTCCATCAAGCATACAAGTATTGAAAGCAAATAATTGTAGCTCACTGGGAATGATCGGAGATCTATCAAAAGAGTGTGACTGGTTGTATAAGATATGGCTGAGTCATAACCAGAAACTCTTAGAGGATGAAGAGAATCAAAGATACCTTGATAACATGCTGCAACTATCTTTCATTAAG AAATGCGCTGCTGTAGATCATCGATTAAGTATTACTATCCCTGGAAGTATGATTCCAAGCTGGTTTGAAAAACAAATGGATGGGTGCAGAATAGGACTGAAGTTACCTCAGAACTGGCATACTGAGATCATGGGTTTCGTGGTATGTGGCGTGTTTACTTACCAGTGGTCGAGATATAATATTCCTCCGCTCATCATCTTCAGAATTACAAAGGATGGAGCTGCCATTCCTAAGCCGGAGGTTAATGCAACTGAAACAACCGAGAATACAAATCTGTGGATTAGCTATATCCCGTTGGGTGTCTTTCAGCAGATATATCATGATATTCAACCTGAAGACTGGTCTCATATTCAAGGTAATCTTGACATGACTGTAACATTAGGATATGGTGTGGAATCAGTGAGATGTGGGGCACATGTTATCTACAAAGAAGACGTCCAACAGATTACAACTTGTATCTGTGATTATGGGAACGATGTGCATGTTGCTGATGAGGATGTTTCATATGATGAAATTATCTATGGCAACACTCGTGTTTATAGAGAAAAGTTTGATATGAAAAGCTTGATGCCTTTAAGAAGTAGAACCTCAGCAAGGCGCAACACGAAGCACATATTTTCTTTCTTACCGTCTTCCTTAGATGGTGGTAGCCGGTCCTTTTATTCCAAGGTTACCTCTCTTTTTTCACTATTGGATGTTTTGTCCTTtcaatatacttttttttttttttttttttttgtactttttttttttttttttaagcatTTAGAAACACAACTTTAg